The proteins below are encoded in one region of Oncorhynchus clarkii lewisi isolate Uvic-CL-2024 chromosome 33, UVic_Ocla_1.0, whole genome shotgun sequence:
- the LOC139392616 gene encoding zinc finger CCHC-type and RNA-binding motif-containing protein 1-like: MSGGLAPSRSTVYVSNLPFSLTNSDLHKLFTKYGKVVKVTIVKDKETRKSKGVAFVLFLDKESAQSCFRSLNNKQLFGRTVKASIAIDNGRATEFIRRRNYTDKSKCYECGDTGHLSYACPKNLLGEREPPKKKEKKKKKKVEEPDEVEEEESEEEGEDPALDSLSQAIAFQQARLEEEQHRRKQTAFVAEEAGQEASTSDDSKKPRIKKSVYFSDEEELSD; encoded by the exons ATGAGTGGTGGTTTGGCTCCCAGTAGAAGCACAGTCTATGTGTCCAACCTGCCCTTCTCTCTAACCAACAGTGATCTACacaag cttttcaccAAATATGGAAAAGTTGTGAA GGTGACAATAGTCAAAGATAAAGAAACACGCAAAAGTAAAGGTGTGGCTTTTGTGCTCTTCCTGGACAAAGAGTCTGCACAGAGCTGCTTTAGATCGCTCAACAATAAACAG TTGTTTGGAAGAACAGTGAAAGCGAGCATTGCAATCGACAACGGGCGAGCAACTGAATTTATCAGGAGGCGAAACTACACAGACAAGTCCAAATGTTACGAATGTGGG GATACAGGGCACTTAAGCTATGCATGCCCCAAAAACTTGCTTGGTGAACGAGAACCCCCGAAGAAGaaagaaaagaagaagaagaaaaaggttGAAGAGCCTGATGAAGT agaagaggaggaaagtgaggaagagggagaggaccCTGCTCTTGACAGCTTAAGTCAAGCCATAGCATTCCAG CAAGCACGACTTGAGGAGGAGCAGCATAGGCGAAAGCAGACGGCCTTTGTGGCTGAGGAGGCCGGTCAGGAGGCTTCCACATCGGACGACTCCAAGAAACCCAGGATCAAAAAGAGTGTCTACTTCAGTGACGAGGAAGAACTGAGCGACTGA